TACCACTCTAATCGAAAGCCCATCATATGGTTTCGCGGCATTAGACAGCCAGATCAGTTCATCGATCTGCTCTTCTTTTGAAAGAGTAGAATGTAAGAACTCTTTATCTACCCAACGTTTGATCGTCTCGAGATTTGTACTGTCAGCATGGCTTAGAGGGCTTAACAGCAACGTCAATGTTATAGCTAAGTAAGAGGGTCGAATCATCATAGTCCTTTAATTTACACGTAACCTAAACGTAGCCTATTTGAAGGCATTATTTACGAATTCTTCCGAACACTTTGAGCTGAGTTGGATAAATTGTGTGATTTGAATAAAGGCTAAGCAATATAAACAGATATAAAGCGATTGGTAGTGTTGTTGATTGCGTCGATAGAGGTATAGACAACATATTGTTGATAATAATTAAATAAGGCGAGTATTTATAAAAAAAGCTGTTTTGAGTAAATTATGGAGCACATACAAACCATATTGAATGTAAAAGAGAGCAACTATGAAAATTAAAATGATTACAAAAGTATTGTCATCAAAATCTGGTATTTCAACACTAATATTACGCGTGCCGCTTGGTCTTATTCTTGTTGCTCATGGTGCTCAAAAGTTGTTCAGTTGGTTTGGTGGTTATGGTCTAGAAGGGACTGGACAGTGGATGGCAAGTATCGGCTTTGAACCAGGATATGTAATGGCCCTACTGGCAGGCAGCGGAGAGTTTTTTGGCGGCTTGGCGTTGATATTTGGATTTTTAACACGACCCGCTGCGTTAATTGTTGCTTTTACTATGGCAATGGCGATGTCGGTTCATATTGGCAACGGGTTATTTGTTGCAAACAATGGATATGAGTATGCATTACTGCTTGCCGTCGCGGCGTTATCTCTGGTCTTTCAGGGGGCGGGTCGATATTCGATGGATCAATTGATGCTCAATAAGATTGAAAAACAATAGTTGTGAGTGATGAAATTCAAAAATGTATAGGTGGTTGTTAGGCAGAGAAGGAAGGTAACCATCTCTATGTCACTTAATTATGCCCTTGAACGAGCCGGTATTTATTAGCTTGTACATTAACGGAATACACGAACACATTTTTAAACGAGGTTACTACGTTCTCACGGTTCTTTATCTTTGTGGACTAGTAGCTGCAGGACCTAAGGTTTTTACATGAAAAAATTCGCAAAAATGCCCGTCTTATTTATCTCGCACGGCTCACCCATGATGGCCGTTGAAAGATCAAAAACATCCGTATTTTTGGAGCAGCTTGGTAAGACATTATCAATACCTAAAGCGATTGTAGTGTTCTCAGCGCATCTAGATAGTGCGGATGAGATAATAATTACGAGTGGAACAAAACCACAGACTATTCATGATTTTTATGGCTTTCCACCGTCACTATATCAAGTCGATTATCCTGCGCCGGGAGATCCGGTTCTTGCAGAAACGATTGCGGCGAAGTTTAATCAAGTTGGTCTAGCTACAACGTTAAGTGACAAACAAGGGTGGGACCACGGTGTTTGGATACCACTACGACTTATGTTCCCTGAAGCAAATGTTCCCGTTGTGCAAATATCGATAAGCAGCAGAGTAGGTGCCGCGAAGAATTTTGAATATGGAAATAGTATTTCTGAGTTGCGTGAACAAGGCATATTAATTGTGGGTTCTGGTGGCATAAGCCACAATTTAGCTGAACTCGTTAACCCGGTTCCGACAAAAAATCGCACAGAAATGGTCGGTGAATTTACCCGTTGGGTACATGATAAATTGTTGAATAGAGACATAGACTCGCTGCTAAATTACGAACAAGAGGCACCATTTGCGCGTTTTAATCACCCCACTCAAGAACATTTTTTGCCATTACTTGCCGCGTTAGGTGGCAGTGATTTTCAGGATGTTAAACGGCTGCATCAGGCTATAGAAATGGACGTACTGGCAATGGATGCGTACTTATTCAGTTGAATTAAGCTTATGGATATCACTACGAACAACGACGGTTTAATTACCATGCAATGACGTTTGATTGTTCATGGCGTTTGTATTCAATAAAATAGACGCTAGACTGGTTCACAACGTTGAATTAGAAACCCATGGTCTGGCCAATTGAAAACAACCATTTTGACAGCAGTGAGGCGATATGAGTGATTCAAAGCAAAAGAAGGGTGAGTCTATTGAATCAGAATCCCCTTGTTCACCTTGCATTCGACACTGTTGCTTAGATGAAGAAGACATCTGCTTGGGCTGCCATCGAAGTCTGTCCGAAATTATGCAATGGTCCGAATCTTCAAACGAATCAAAACGTCATATCCTCAATCTAGCGAATGCCAGAGGGTTATCTCGAATGGAAAACGAAAAGTTAAGGTATAAATAAAACGTCGCCAATCTGCAAAGAGCAAGGTTAACTCAATTAACCTTCATCTACGTCACCTAGCATTTCATCGATGAACAAAAGGGCCTGTTCAAAATCATACCGTTCGAGCGATTTTCTGATTTTTTCAGTTATCTCTGATTGAGCATTATTGCTTTGTATGGTCTGTTCTAACAATGTCATTGCCTCGCCATC
This portion of the Vibrio sp. VB16 genome encodes:
- a CDS encoding DUF1289 domain-containing protein, coding for MSDSKQKKGESIESESPCSPCIRHCCLDEEDICLGCHRSLSEIMQWSESSNESKRHILNLANARGLSRMENEKLRYK
- a CDS encoding DODA-type extradiol aromatic ring-opening family dioxygenase; translated protein: MKKFAKMPVLFISHGSPMMAVERSKTSVFLEQLGKTLSIPKAIVVFSAHLDSADEIIITSGTKPQTIHDFYGFPPSLYQVDYPAPGDPVLAETIAAKFNQVGLATTLSDKQGWDHGVWIPLRLMFPEANVPVVQISISSRVGAAKNFEYGNSISELREQGILIVGSGGISHNLAELVNPVPTKNRTEMVGEFTRWVHDKLLNRDIDSLLNYEQEAPFARFNHPTQEHFLPLLAALGGSDFQDVKRLHQAIEMDVLAMDAYLFS
- a CDS encoding DoxX family protein — translated: MKIKMITKVLSSKSGISTLILRVPLGLILVAHGAQKLFSWFGGYGLEGTGQWMASIGFEPGYVMALLAGSGEFFGGLALIFGFLTRPAALIVAFTMAMAMSVHIGNGLFVANNGYEYALLLAVAALSLVFQGAGRYSMDQLMLNKIEKQ